In Nocardia yunnanensis, one DNA window encodes the following:
- a CDS encoding CobW family GTP-binding protein → MTEHNKIPVTVLTGFLGSGKTTLVNHILTANHGHRIAVIENEFGEIPIDNDLVLNADEKIIEMSNGCCLCCTARTDLIEILRSLLARSDRFDRIIIETSGLADPNPVAQTFFVDDDVAASFTLDAIVTLVDAKHIRGHLAESGHEGLGSAVVDQIAFADRIVINKVDLVDALELEAVRQAMRGINATADIITSRYAQVDVADVLGIEAFDLSRPMSGDPHWLDDDGHQHDPNLSSVGIELDGTVDHEALERWLTEHLREHGGDVYRMKGLFAVERDARRFVLQGVHSVFDIRPSTPWRDENRSGKVVFIGRELDRAELTRGLRSCLVR, encoded by the coding sequence ATGACTGAGCACAACAAGATTCCGGTGACCGTGCTGACCGGCTTCCTCGGCTCCGGCAAGACCACGCTGGTCAATCACATTCTCACCGCCAACCACGGACATCGAATCGCGGTGATCGAGAACGAGTTCGGGGAAATCCCGATCGACAACGACCTCGTGCTCAACGCCGACGAGAAGATCATCGAAATGAGCAACGGGTGCTGCCTGTGCTGCACGGCGCGCACCGATCTCATCGAGATCCTGCGATCGCTGCTGGCGCGCAGCGATCGGTTCGATCGCATCATCATCGAGACCAGCGGGCTGGCCGACCCCAATCCCGTGGCCCAGACCTTCTTCGTGGACGACGACGTGGCCGCCAGCTTCACCCTGGACGCCATCGTGACGCTGGTCGACGCCAAGCACATTCGCGGGCACCTCGCCGAATCCGGTCATGAGGGGCTGGGTTCGGCGGTGGTCGACCAGATCGCCTTCGCCGATCGCATCGTGATCAACAAGGTGGATCTGGTCGACGCCCTGGAATTGGAGGCCGTGCGCCAGGCGATGCGGGGCATCAATGCCACCGCCGACATCATCACCTCCCGCTACGCACAGGTGGATGTGGCCGATGTGCTGGGCATCGAGGCGTTCGACCTGTCCCGGCCCATGTCGGGCGACCCGCACTGGCTCGACGACGACGGGCACCAGCACGATCCGAACCTGTCCTCGGTCGGCATCGAGCTGGACGGGACCGTCGATCACGAGGCGCTCGAGCGATGGCTGACCGAGCATCTGCGCGAGCACGGCGGCGACGTGTATCGGATGAAGGGGTTGTTCGCCGTCGAGCGGGACGCGCGCCGGTTCGTGCTGCAGGGGGTGCACAGCGTGTTCGACATCCGGCCCTCCACGCCGTGGCGGGACGAGAACCGCAGCGGGAAGGTCGTTTTCATCGGCCGCGAACTCGACCGCGCCGAACTGACCCGCGGGCTGCGCTCCTGCCTGGTCCGCTGA